Sequence from the Miscanthus floridulus cultivar M001 chromosome 16, ASM1932011v1, whole genome shotgun sequence genome:
GAAACTATCATaatttctatgtgcattaattatCCTGTCACCTAAGCATTTTGATGTGGTAAGCGATTTAACgagaagagagagaggagaaaatcatgtatacacgagaaccaagacatgaaGACATGTAATATCTAGATGAGAGAGAAAGAAGACATGTACAAAAACAGCATTGTTGTTTATCttgatagtttttttttcaaaatccaATAACATAGAAAAAATATCATTATAAGTATTCTTTATAAACATATGAGTGGGTGTTGATAAGCATCTTTTATGGTAATAAACAAAGATGGAGTATGACAAGTTAAAGCCAGTCTTAGTGGGAGTTTTATTTACATTTAATAAGCTGTCACATAAGCGCTTTTGATGATATGGCAACGTCTTTAATAGGAGAGAGAAATGAGTTTCATAGGGATAAAACTCTCTTAACACGATTACCAACTCTCCAttagtcatgaaattaaatgtctatgaatCCATGGAATGAAACTCTTTATTAAGAGTGGGTGTTTAACacatattttatttcattttattttatATGATATAGCAGTCTTGGAAACAACATCATAAATTTCACCATTGAGATTGCCCAAAGAAACAAAACTATAACACAAGTGGAAAAAGAAACAACAAAACTATTACACAAGTGAAAAAATAACCGGGAGAACACAGTTATAATCACTTATGAAGATCAAACAAAAAATCTTGGAACCGTATTTTACTATTAACAGTGAAACATGGGTGCATTTataatccaaaaaattaccaaactaCGTTTCAAAATAATTGGTAATTTTTACTTATAATGTTCACACTTTGTTTGGACATTTCGTATATCCATGGAATTGAGATTGATCGGCGTTTTTATATGCATGGAACTGATGTTGACCGCCGGTATGTGTGAGCCGTAAGCTTCATCTCTTTGGATTTGATGCTGATCCGTTTGAACAAGTGATGACAAACCTAGCAATGACGACGCATCAAGCGCAGGTCCCAACCCCCTCTTGTCAGGGCGGCGGAGACCAGACGCCGCCATGCACGCCGCCACGTACGCAAGCGCCCCCCATCTCTGCACCGCACCCACCTGGCCGCCTCCCCTCGAAGCCGCGCCGCATTAACACACCGATCGCGCAACTGCTTCCTAGCTTCGTTCCGGAGCGCcagcaaaaacaaaaaagaagcGCCTTTGCCCACCGCGGGATCGATCGATCCGGGATCCGGCGGCCGGCCATGGTGAAGCTGGCGACGGCAAGGGAGGCGCGGCTGTACGGGCCGGCGCTGGCGGCGCGGCGGTGGGAGTACATCAACGCGGGGGTGTACGTGTTCGCGGCGCTGCTCCTGGTCCTAGCGGCGGGCGTcgtcctcgcggcggcggcgctgtcCGCGTCCGCGGCCAGGGCGGGACTCGCCGTGGCCCTGGCGGCCGCCGCGGCCGTCAACGCTCACGACCTCGCGGCGCACCTCGCCGGCGTCGACTGCCGCGTGGGGCTGGCGAGGTACGACGCCCAGCTCGGCCTCGTGGAGTTCCTCGTGCCGGCCATGCACGCGGCCGGCTGCGCGCTCGCCGTCGTCGGCCTGGCGCTGCTGGTCTCCCACTCCCAGCACCTGAAGGGGAAGGGCGCGGCAGGGCACGGGAGACGGGAGGCGCACGCGGCGATCATGCTGCTCGTCGCGGCGCTGCTGTGGGTGCTGGGCTCGGTGCTCAACTCCTGCCAGGTGTACGAGCGCGCCGACGGCCGCGCGCAGCTGCTGCAGTCGAGCGTGCAGGTGCCTCAGCTCCTGGGGAGCCTGCTGTTCCTGGTCGCCGCGGCGCTGAACCTCCGCGTCGTATCCGGCaccggcagcggcggcgatgAGCCGGCGTGGCTGTTCCTGGCGGGGAGCGTGCTGTggctggcggcggcgctgctcaacGTGCTCAAGGTCATCACCATGCACCAAAGCGACGCGCTGCGGCTGGAGAAGCTCCGCGGCGGGGCGCAGGAGTGGCTCAGCCGCGACCGCGAGGGTCGCGTCCCACTCAACTGGGAGGAGGCCGCCAGGAGGCGGGCGCTGCCCACCGAGCTCCGGTGATCCTCGCTCGCAACAACTTTTTCCGCGCTGTAATGTAAAAGAGGGGCGAATCGAAGGGGTAAATAAATTGTTTGGGCTGCAACCCTTCTGGGCCGTTGTTCGGCTTAATGACGGCCTCAACCCCCGGATTGTTGGGCCCAATAGTTGATGGAGCTTACTGTATTCCATTTTCTATGTCCGAGTTTATTATTATTTACCACACACTACCAGACTACCTCCACCATCTTTGTCTTGGatcctttccaaaaaaaaaaaaaaaaactcttggaTCACTCATCGGGTGGTCAGTGAAAAGTGAAAACATACGCCTGACAGCGGGGTTGGAGAGTATCAAAACTGCCGtgttatataaaataaaataaaacatctACTTTCAATAAAAAGTTTCGTTCTATGATTTTATAGATATTTAATTTCACTACGTAAATATCTGTGCGTCGTAACGGAAACACATAATACCACGATAACGTATGTATGAGCGTGTGTTATACTGTTATCTAAAATAGATACCGCAATCATAATGTTTCAATCAATTTTACATAAGTCTTCACGAAAAATAGATAGTTAAAATATAACTCTAATTTTGAATGCAAAATTGAAACATCAACATCAATTGCCGCGTCACTTCATGCCTACGATACGCAAAAGATAAGCTTGCACTTCTTTAGGAATTAAGTGCTACGGAAGGATAATCATAACAAGTTTGTATTTCACAATACATGTTTTACAATCTATTCTACAATTAAGAATCTTATCTCTAAATAGTTCGACTAAGAGAACGTACTTTGCACAAATACCAAGCTGCAGTTGGTCACCAATCAAATGATGATCCAGAAGATTTCCTAGTTCAAGATGTGGTGTCTGACTTCTCACAgctgaaacatgcagatggctgAAGCTATAGTTTTATCCTGCATATAAGTTGTTTGCTaatttttaaagttaaagtaccATTGATATTCAGAAAAAATATGTATCGACGTGTGATGCATTACCTCTTTTATGGAGTTAGAATCTCTCTATATACGATATTCTTTGTGAATATATCCCTTGTCGCTTTCTTATTTTCATTCCATTTCCCTTTCCATTGTTCACGTCCTTCTCAGCAGCCGGCACAGTTAGGATCCTAATGTTCGATCTTACCGTAGCTCTTGATAGCGCCACATACAATTAGTCGTGCTAGAACACTGGTTCCGGCAAGTATACCCCGACGTTAGGGATAGTCTACCCCTGTGACTTGTTAACGGTCATCGCGAAGCTGAGCCATATAGGGAACCGCTTTCGCTTAAATTGGAAAGGGAACATCTCATCGTCCGACGGGCATAAGGGTATACGAGGCAGAAAAACCTGCTTTCCAACGTGTTGTCCCAACACAATTTCTGCGTCTATGGTATTAATTTGAAACCCTCGTATGATAAGTCTGGTACCATTACAAAGTCCGTTCGCAgggtcaatgttcctaagcaatatgacCGGACAACCAATCTTcagcttcaacacatgtggaggtAGACCATTGGGTGTCAAAGTGTTAAGGAATTCCTCAAGGTAGTAGTTGTGCGGATTATCCATCGCAAAGTCAAAACTATGGTACACCATCTCTTTCCCGTGAAAACGACCTATCATTttcatattaatcatatcaacccAGTCGTTCCGCGTAAATAAGATCGCTCGAGGGGTGATATAATCTTTGCCTGACATATTCACATTGAGGTTAGGGAATATGCAGTCAATTAGAGTATTAAGGTCACTATCTTCTCCGGTGGGCGGTATGCATATATCATGAGGAAGACGGATTTCATCATCAACAGTCGCCTCCTCAGATCCTCCACCGACACACAACAAGTATTCTGTAGAGGTTTTTTTACCACGCGGATTGTCTGTCGGGTACACCATCGCGGTGGGTTTGTTTCATCTGCCGGTGAACAATTGGTGTGTAaattttttagttgtagagaagAGATTATACATAAAAAGTTGATAATCGTGCTAAGAGAATTTCATCCTCATAAAACTTAATTCTTCCTCCTTCTTAAAAACATTGTCACATCGTAAAAAACGCACCTCGACCCAAATGAAACACTAATAAAACTTCCACCAGCCTAACGGTGGCAGCTGAATAGTCCGTAGATTCTCAGAAAAGATACATGCGGCACGTGTGTGTATGGTCACGACCACGGAGTAGTAGGGTAGAAAGTGTTATTATGAATAGGAGCAATTAGATGATCaattaaaacaaaataaaataaaaaaattatatattatatattttgTTTTCTTGCTTAATGATTTTTATTTCTATAAATATTTCTTTCATTattaattataagtcattttctTCTTATTTgtaactagcaaatatgcccgtgcgttgtaacgggagaaaaaaaattattaaaCATTCATGCAAAATGATAACGTGatgcttttataatttattttatgatgatcgTTTTatctataatataagttaatgcTGACAATAAATAACAATGTCTAATTAAACCTGTATCGAATTGAAATACACATTGgcatattttttttcttccatTACAAAGCGCATAATTATTTAGATATAAATATACCATAACTTTACTTTTTTATACTACCCATGTGTTTATCTGACTCTATATTGACCTTTGTGGCTTTTTTGACATATCATATCAACCTCCGTAACTTTTTTTCGATGTGTCAATGATTGGTTTGTCCGCCAATGATTAAGGCGAGAGACATCTCTTGATTTTTCACACAGCAACCCTCATTAGAAATTACATAAATACATTTATTTAGATTTTATTAGACAATAATCTTTCCAAGATTCTGGTTTATGAAATAATTAGTTGTACCATTGACTAATTcatatttaataaaaataagttTTATTTTTAATCAAAACTACATGAGATGGTGTAAATCTATCTtctcaaaacttaatgcacaaacaaacAGTactagaaaagtaggggttatgtacCGGGACATGCCTTAGGCACAACCAGATAGTGGAAAGTTAGTGAAGGTTTCGGGAACACCGACGATGAGGACATCCTCCTCGTGCTTCTCGGCCACCTCCATGTATTTCGAGTTTGCTTGTGGCatgtttgaaagctctagtttggtttttggtaaattgatgaaaccctaagtgctaacccagtttatcaagtgatcatgataaaagcatctaggcctctagttgggtttcggtgattaatggcaatacatgattactatgactaacgtgtgttttgcagaggcaattaagttaggtcatggtaatggagatctattgggctatcatggtggtcatgctcctacgatggaaatcgttttggttttcaaaggatggactagttctaagtgtcgattgaagttgaaaagacacttagagtagtttaggactttgtttttcctttggccatactattaaggggggtatggatgggtagcttgacctaggtgagtctagtgagttaggtgtggtgcacacttgctaaacttagcactaggtagctcctaaaaagcccttagatccattagagcaaacttcattcacatatgatcgagggttagaagtgaatggaggatcaaatactgaccggacgctggcttcagtacgaccggacactggcgcaaagtccgatcagttcatttgatcaaggtgaagtcatctagaagtgaccggacgctgagaggtgaagtgaccggatgctgagtcctagtgtccggtcgactccagtaaggttcctaagagggaaaatcacgatcggacgcgtccgatcaccacttcaacactggagttcaggaaaaactgatcggagcatccggtcaatatgactgaAGCGTCCAATCACCCCAcaaaggcacataacggttcgtttttcaaccatggttataaatacttcctctattcgtgtgtaggggtacttttgctcattctaatagctgagaaacacctttgagagtgccaagaagagcaaggtcctagtgaggtgattaagatttgagaatcccaaagagagccctcattagtgagatcaagagtagcaaagtgtgcatccactcttctgattaggcttgtcgtggtcaagtgagagtccatgcttgttactcttggtgatcaccatcacctagatggcttggtggtgattgggagtttggtgatcatccagcggagcttgtggatgactcaacttaagttgtgagcggttgtgggtgattcaccgcgatggagtatcgaagaatcaacccgtagagagcacttgatccttgcacggatcaagggggagctatacccttgcatgggtgcttcaacgaggactagtggggagtggtgactctccgatacctcagcaaaacatcaccgcgttcctccttctcactttactttgagcatttactttgagcaattcaattcttgttatttacattcatagaattgtcatactagagtaggattggaacttaggctGCTAAACTTCTATGCGGTAGATCATTAGAaacattttctaggcacaaggggttaattgggctaaacatatgacttaattattgcaaagaaatttagaattagcccaatttacccccctcttgggcatcttaatcctttcaattggtatcgaagccttatgctcacgtatttagacttaaccacctagagaaagatgtctcatggggatggaccttctTTTATCTTTGAGAGGAATaattttctatattggaaaatccgtatggaggcatatctagaagctctagatgttggaatacttagagccacctcacaaggcttcccaaaacctcgggatgctacacacctataagacgatgaggtgaattatgaaaaatggaatgcaaaggctcgatacaccatctttagaggcctttgcaaagatgtgttcaactaggtgaggaaccacaaagacactcatgcactatggtcggacgtttgtgtgctccatgagggaacaaagagtgagcatgaggaacgctatcatcttatcatgaaaaaacttaactcttttgagatacttcctaaagaatgtgctaatgcaatgtattcacgcttgaatgttcttatagaggaagtcaatgggcttggactcactcaaatgcaaccatctgatgttgtaagaaagatcttgagtgtcctctccattgacaaatatgggcatattatgaccgtgcttcaacaaggtgatctttctaccgctacaccaacacaaatcttgggaaagatcaatgttcatgagatatacatgcacatcacacctcaatatggctcatcctctacaaagaagaaagaaaaagatttagcattcaaagctagccaagagaatggcaaagcaaggcttgagtatgagagctcaagtgatgatgaagttgatgatgcaagccttgctcttatggtgaaaagaaccaccaagatgctaaagaagctcaataagagtggcatcaagttcaatggcaagaagaagttcttcacaagctctagaaggaagccaatctccgagatggattgctacaattgtggagaacttggtcatctagcacatcaatgcacaaagcccaagaaagacaagtacaagaataagtacaagggcaagaaagatgactcaagcaatgaagaagaagatgagaagaaaaaaaaacaagccatacaagaagagagatggcaagaaggacttccacaagaagaagaaaagtggaaaggcatatatCGTCGGTGATtagctcacagacattgattcatctagtgactcatccgatgatgatagtgacaacgagaaggtggccaccattgttattgactcttcatcatcttcactgacacaaccgccatcatcccctacacacatatgccttatggccaagggtgatcgcaaggtatcaaatgatgatagtagtggtgatgaacatgctagcaatgatgatagcgatagcgatgatgatgaatataatcaccttcttatgatgatcttgttaaattgataatttaatacactaagatcattagaaagagtagagctaagaatgaaaaactagaggctaagaatgattcacttttagcaaaatgtgatatagccgaaaaggctagtgttgagcttaaaaagcaaatgatgctatatcatccaaactcaaggagctcaaatcttctaagaaagagcttaaagataaacatgataaacttgaggggatgcacaaagagctcatcactagccacaataggctaaaagaagaatatactactcttaagattaatcatgacaatcttgtcattgctcaagaatttatatccaatgagccacatgatgctactaacgatgttgttaagattgatatagctacatcatgtgatgatttgatcattgagagcattgagcgaagttctagtagcaagggcaagcaagtggttgaggctgatgattatgatgagtttgtcaagctcaagaatgacaatgaaaagctcaagaaagatcttgaagagctcaagaccaccaacaccataaTGCTTGAAACTAGTGATCATTATGGTGACTTAATTCTTGAGAAtgggaagctcaaggaagagaacaagaagcttaagcaagaaaaaaataatgatgctctcaaggaagagaacaagaagctcaagttggagaaagagcatctcaagattggattgagcaagttcacaagaggcaagcatcttcaaagtgagctactaataaacaccatcatgaagatggatagaagtggcattgggtacatggcaaacaaagagaagaaggctcaagctcaagaacaacaaaagccaaagccaaagaagtgttttgagtgtggacaagaagaccactttgcccatgagtgccaaactccaccaccacaagccttgccttcaatgctcattacatgcttagaaagaattctagtggaaagatgaaagtcatgttcttaggacctccaaacaagaataggcctaagaaaatttgggttgcaaagtcacttgttgagaaggtgaagggccctcaacaagtttgggttcctaaagcttaatctcttgtgtgtaggtgaactacaagaccggcagaagtcattgggttattgatagtggctgcacacaacatatgaccgatgatcctcgtatgttcacctcactagatgaagaagtatatggacaagaaagaatcacatttgaagataattctaagggcaaggttaaaggattggtcaaagtgacaatatcaaatgatcattataTCTCAattgtgctctatgttgcttcattgagcttcaacttgctatatgTTGgataattatgtgatcttggcttccaatgcttgttcaccgagaagaaagttgttgtatctaagaaggatgatgatcaagtgatattcaaaggatttagatacaacaacctatacttagtagatttcacctccgaagatgctaacttaaaaatatgcctattcaccaaaacaacacttggatggctatggcatagaagacttgctcatattgggatgagctcactcaagaagctaatgaagaatgatttggtgagaggattgaaagatgtgaagtttgagaaggacaagctttgtagtgcatgtcaagccggcaagcaagttgcaaataatcatcgaacaaaagcttttatgtcaaccataagagtgctagaactccttcacatggacttatttggaccaacaacatataagagtttgggaggaaatctttattgtcttgtgattgttgatgactattcaagatacacatgggtattttcttccttcatgacaaatccaaagttgcatcttgcttcaagaagtttgccaagagagcacaaaatgagtttaaagtgaagctcaagaagattagaagtgacaatgggcaggaatttgacaacacaaacattgaagcctattgtgatgaagttgggatcaagcatgaggtctccacaacatatactcctcaataaaatgatgtagttgagagaaagaaccagacattgatcactcttgtaagaacaatgctagatgagtacaacacccccaaagctctataggcggaagctatcaacaccatatactatgcatccaaccgcctattccttcaaaagttccttggcaagacaccttatgagttgctcaatagaaagaagtcggacgtctcctttctttagggtgtttggttgcaaatgctacatctacaagaagcggcaacacctagggaagtttcaaagacattgtgatattggttttcttgttggttactcatcaaagtctaaagcatatagagtatttaattatgccactggcttagttgaagaaacatatgatgtggaatttaatgaatctaacggctcccaaggagcacatgagaatcttgatgatgtaggtgatgaaccattgagggaggctatgaagaacattctggttggagacatcaagcctaaagatgatgaagatgatgtacaagtaattgatccaccttcttcatcaaatgtgccacaagatggtgataaagatgggagagtagaaaatgaagacactcatgtctcccatgatcaaatggtggtacaagcataagatgttgatgctccacaacctcttcctcaagtggtcaatagaagaaacacacctctactacatgatcatccacaagatctcatcatagggagtttatcaaagggtgtaatgactcgctcacaaaaacttgctttatttattgcacatcactcttttgtctcttgttttgagcctactaaggtagaagaagttcttcgagatctagattggataaatgtcatgcatgaagagttgaacaacttcacccataataaagtttggactcttgaagagcggccaaaataatggggacggggatcccgatcttccgttaggtagaggtaactattgttgtggcggagaatgacacaccgatccggcttcagatcaaaagattgaACCCTACAaacttagcaccatagctcctctagttatcaacagtcatggaccaggttgacctcgccaagaaggctaatccctacctgcacaacaaagaacacaagtaagaataagaaagaacacaaccaaattgtagatgaatgattaatctcatgaagttggggtctcacaaaccgatgaacggtgaaactatttttgacaaaataatctaagcaaaacccaaaccctaatggaagAGTGacagctatttatgaagactctagggtcgtgcaagacccttagacgcgcccctaatgggtccaaacacgatacatggtccaacggaccaaaagacggtgtcgcagcacctaggtagattctggatgctaacttgtgaccatgattcccattgattccgaatagattttgatatgagaccacttggactggcttccttatcaaattatttttccatccatatgtggatcgttgaaaatagagtccggatgcgtcttgggtgaccagtttaaggcagactagtcttgGAGGCCAAGGcaaactcgaaatcatgttggatcaggACTCCAGTTTCtattggatgtccttgctggtcatcatcacctccaccacatcctctaagtccttcatgaccctctccaatgttcctaagcaagataacatcattaggtagtagtctattctcaaaagtatgaaaagaatcacttaagaacgagcttacctctaaattgagttgacgtattcgagcccgggtcattggaccttgcatgacggttggaggatcagcggatgcatctgaaggagtgatgtcctcatcatcctccccctcttgaaatggagtcatccttgactcaagctcattTTCTTCTCCTAAATAAGGTTTCAAGTCTACAATGTTAAAGGTgagactaaccccgaactcgggtggcaactcaagtttgtaggcattatcatttattttctcaataatcttatgaGGACcaactgctcttggcattaatttagacttacacagctcaggaaatctatcttttcttaaatgtaaccaaaccaaatcacccagtttaagtttaatctcttttctacctttactaccagcaattctatattttttattcattctttcaatatttgctttagttatttcgtgcaacttacgaataaaatcagcatgctctctagcatcaatatgtattctctcagtggtaggtaaaggcaaaagatcaataggagcacgggggttaaaaccatacactatctaaaaaggacttaccttggtggtggaatgttccgtcctgttatatgcaaactccacatgcggcaaacactcttcccacatcttcaaattgcacttcaaaattgctctcaacatggtggacaatgttcgattcacaacctcagtttgcccatcagtttggggaagacatgttgtagaaaacagcagcttagtccccaatttattccacaatgtgcgccaaaaatgactcaagaattttacaTCGTGatttgaaacaatagtagaaggcataccatgcaatcgaatgatttcttgaaagaaaaggtcagcaatatgaacatcatcgtcgctcttatgacaaggaataaaatgtgccatcttagaaaaacgatcaaccaccacaaaatactatctctccccctcttagtcctt
This genomic interval carries:
- the LOC136509860 gene encoding uncharacterized protein — its product is MVKLATAREARLYGPALAARRWEYINAGVYVFAALLLVLAAGVVLAAAALSASAARAGLAVALAAAAAVNAHDLAAHLAGVDCRVGLARYDAQLGLVEFLVPAMHAAGCALAVVGLALLVSHSQHLKGKGAAGHGRREAHAAIMLLVAALLWVLGSVLNSCQVYERADGRAQLLQSSVQVPQLLGSLLFLVAAALNLRVVSGTGSGGDEPAWLFLAGSVLWLAAALLNVLKVITMHQSDALRLEKLRGGAQEWLSRDREGRVPLNWEEAARRRALPTELR